The genomic segment TGATTTGACATCAAATTGCTAAATTTTGTTGACCATTTTGTTACAGAtttcaataatgaaagaaaataaaaatgctgGGTCTTCCATCATGAGAGGATTACGTTGTTTGTTTAACAAGCAAAATCAATGAAAGCTGTAAAACAACCAAGAGAAAAGCTTTTAAGAAAAAGACGTAGCCTTTGCTTGTTTGAGATAAAAGGGTAGAAGAAAAAGGATggaaaagaaaggatataatAGGAAAGATTTGAACTTGGAAGCGGCTATTAAGGATCATTTGTGATGAAAGGATTGTGAACCATAGGTTTATCCTGTCAAAGCATGGGCATTGAAAGTTTGAcctatttattataaatctACAGTTttgtaacataattaattatatgcttagatataatattttttgtttgaaatgtcacataatcaattaagatttttataaaattaattttgtaggtcatcttaaacattaaaaatccttgtttttcttttctttttcattaaacATACAACTATTAGAAATTTCTactcttttgctttttctttcttcattcccATTTATTTTTTCACACCATCCAAACGAAACAAAAGCATCAATTGTGAACAACCATATTTCACAACTTGTAAGATTTTGTTTGTGTAAGCCAcacaagagaaagaaaaaggatagTGGAAAAAGGAGAGGATGTGGAAGTCGAAGGTTATCTAGTTTTGGAAGACATTTTGTTGCCAGATGCCATGGTCAAGGAAGTAGTTGCTCCGTAACGTGTTGGGTTGGATATAACTGTATATGGAAGCATTTGCAGAGCCAAGAATTTTCAGTATACACCAGAAATAACAAACTAGAAAAAATGTCTTCACCAATTACAACTATTATGATCACCTCATAACAAAACTAAACACGCAAGAGATTTCCACAAAAAATGGCAAACCAGAATTTACATTTTCTTACGCTTTCTTTTTTTCCAAAACAGTTTCTGGTGATGGTTGAACAAAATGTTACAAGGTATACAACAATAAACATCGTTTGGAACCAGAACTAGAAAACATTTAAATGCAGAAAGAAGAATGAATTAATGCCTTAGGTAACACAACAGATTGATGAACCGAGAGAACTCTGAAGAACGACAAATATGTGAGGTAGTTCCTAAAGAAATCAATCTGCAACTCTCTTGAAGATTTCTAAAATGTGATGACACAGAAGTAGTTCAAGTTCAAGCAGAGGCTGCCTCGGTGGCAGCTGCAGCGCGCTTCTTGGCAAAGTATTCTTCAGCACGAGCAAGGTTTTTAGCAACTGATGGCTTAACCCATTTCTTGCGGCCAGGAAGCAAGGTGAGAGAACATCCAGCACTCTCAAGTTTCTCCTTCGCTGCTGTGGAAAAGGCACGGGCTTTTAGCGTCAATTTCTTGCTCAGTTCTCCTTCACCCAAAATCTGAAACCAAAAGgcacaattaattttgttttgatcaAATGTTAAGGCCTTCTGAGTTCGGATGATGCATTGGATGGGTAAATAGAATTAAAAGGCTAGCTTAAACATACAATACTATCTGGTTTAATGTTGTAAAGAAACCAATTATTTGCAAAGATTTCCTGATGCATTTATACAAATTGAATACAGTAAAATTTAATCCACAGATGCACGATGATCCAGGTATACAACATTTGCCAGAGCGAACTAAAGTTTCAACCATTAAATATAAGTAAGTATCCTCTCAAGTTCAAGAATCATTCCATTTCAAAAGCTTATTGAAATAAATGTCAATGTAGAGTGCAGTTTATTTacctaaatattaattttcttttggtagaaaaattatcatttaaagATACTACTACACTGATGGGCATGTCTTTACATCTCATTGCTTATCCCACAAAGAATATTTCATCGGAATAATGAGTCTAGCATTTGGCCTCTGGAATAAAGATATGGAAAAAACTAGCATTTGGCCTCTGGAATAAAGATATGGAAAAGACCTTTTATTGTACGAAAAACAAAGGAATAGCATAAAGATATGGAAAAAGGACATAAATAAATGACTTTGAATATTTGCCTCCTGAGCTGTAGGCGGCAAAGTAGTTATTGCTTGAAAAATCATCATAAAGTACGTTTTTAAAGGGAGTACTGACAATCTGAAAAACAAAACCACTGACCATAAGCTAATTTATCCATGATGGATAAAAGAAATGGTCTAATAGAAGATTCACAATCAGAATAGATACCAGTATACGTAAATTTTGGTGTTCGGAACAAAGAATTTACAGCTTCAAACCACTGACACATCCACCTAAATATCATATGTTAGATCATACATGGCAAAAGGTGCagataaactaaaataacaaactagGAAGAAAGAACATCACAAAATTAACCGAAAGTAATTTCTTTCACAGCAGAGCAGGGGACTCTAAAGAATTGACCTTCATGATAGTTGGTGTTACTGCTAGGAAACTAGCATCCTCgtttactttaaaaaatttaatcattcaTAATACCTCGAGACATCCAGAAAACGATCATGAAGAAGTATGATTTAAGATGACAGCtaaggaagaaatttatatgtcATTCAATCAAGAAGTAATATGTACCTTCAAAGGAagtcttctttctcttcctgATGGGTTAATCACACCTTTAGCCTTCAGTGACTCGAGAGACACCTCTTCCCCTTCCTTAAATTTAGCATCTTCTATGTCTCTCAGATTTACATGGACATATTTGGGCAATCCCGCATGCATACCTTATATATAGgacaaaggaaaagaaaaaaagtggcATAAAAGAATAGTTCCGAAGGAGATAAATGCACAAGCATTGACTAAACAAGTTAAGagaggaaataaaaaaagaagaaatatacaAGAGTGCAAAACCACACAACCTCTACTATTTATTGGTGAACTTTACTGGAAACTATATATAATCATGTATGATATACATTAAATAAGTGAGACGGACACAATACTGTGACTTATAATAAATTTCAGCTAATAGTGTGTTCAAAAGAGCATGTTGCCAATATGTTTCAACATACAACAACATCTGAGATGAAAGGGGGCATATTAGTAAAGAAGTTTGACAATAACAACATCTGAGGAAAGGAAACTAAGATGCTACAGATTGATCGCATCCAAAATGCAACGATTCCCTTCCTACAATAATCACCATTTCCGGGCTCTTGTTTCCTCCGAGTGCTTCTTCAAATATTAGAGAAATTCATCGTGTGAAGTCCCACAATATATATACCCCGTCTCTAGGATGGATAACAGCTTGACGACAAACCAAATACAATGTAGCAACAATTTGTAACCAAATTGCCCACTAATATATAACAGTTTACACTACAACTTTTGACTTCTTCAATTGTAAAAGTcacttaatgaaaaaaaaagggcaATAAGACATTGGTCATGAAGGTATCGTAATGGAGTTTAAGTAAAATTACATATAACAATACCAGGACTAGAGCCTAACATACAACAATACCCACAAGTAAAAGTAAACTAAGGTATAATTCAGTCACAATTTTTTCATCTGCATCAAGGGATTGCAACACTGATCTAAAATTGCAGTTTTAAAAGTAATGTTTTTCATGTTGCTACTGATAATGATAGAATCCCCAATTAATTGGGGGCATTACCTCCTGCGATTCCTCTGAGTTTGGGGATTCGTCGATAAAGGGGCATCTGACCACCTTCGAAACCCTTCCTAACTCCAGGCCCAGATCGAGATTTCTGACCCCTCATCCCAAAACCACAACTTGCTCCTTGCCCTGCAGATATTCCTCTACCCTTTCTCTTTGCCCTCTTCCTGGAACCCGGTTGGGGCCCCAAATTGTCCAGCCGAAACCGAACGCCGACCAGGGGCGTTGCCACCGGGGCAGAGGTAGACTTGTAACCTGCGAAAACGATGGGTCTTGCTCGCTGAATCTTCACACATGGTTTTGCAACTAAGGTTTTCACTGTTCCCTGCAATGCCCAAATGGTTGAGAAGAAATAGAGACGAAGAAGATTCTTACTTTTTTTGGAGGGAGATGAAAAACCTTGAAAGGAGTAGACAGCTGCGGTGACCATGAGAGTGGAATGAGAAAAGCAGTGGCCATTTCTGTGATGATGGACTCCCAGAGATGACACGATAACTGCACTATCAAACTTCAAATAACGGATAGGATAAGTTTTCAATTACtctttttattagaaaaaaaaaatcaacttattCATTTGCCTAACACTATAGTACAGAAATTATTCAACagatttgataaataattggcttaattaattaagtttcacATTCATGATAAATACATTCATGATAAATTTAAGATtgaatttttatcaaattttttatctgttaaatactcaaaaaaaaatttatattatttaagttgaaaattttcacTGATGAGACCATATGATTATTGTTTGTCcatcatattatttaattttcatcaaTTATTTAACACTTATTATATCACAGAAATTTAATACAAACTGAActaaagatatataaatttatacagaatttaaaatttaattaagcttaaataatttacttaaacattaattaaaactaAGTAGTACCTTTAAAGGAAAACTAAATTCACATCCACAAAGGAGTTGATagcataaatttttataacaatttattatttttaaaataaaaaagcaattATAATGTGTAAGAAAAGTtaaacatcaattaaaattatgatattataaagAATATCACTAgattagataaaatatttatcgtatgtttatatttgaatttttttatcactaatAAAGGAATAATAATATGCTACTTTTCAAATAGTATTATTAAGGAATTTTGCTTGTATTTATATGGACGAAAAGATAATACAAATATTGATAGgcgaattttattttttttttgtacgaAAGAGCTTTGGTATGTTGATACAAATTTCACtcatttgaaattgtttttcttgATGGAAGAGTGAAAAATAAAGGTTAAAAAAATTggtcaaaataattttctttctttacgaaaatagtataaattttaagacttataaaaaatagtttgatttttgaaaaggtTGTGAAATGGACAAATTGAGTTAAGCAcgttttttattaataaatattcataaatatttattaatgaaattggGTTTGAAAATGcgattttatttcttaatcaTGAAAATGTTACAATTAAAATACAACTTTATCGAAATAATTTCAGAAATTCATAATAtagtttttgtattttagattatacatttcaaaataaaaaaaatttgtacactaaatttatattttaaaataaaaaataaatttgaaattatatattttaaaataaaaaattcatattttcaatttatattgaaaataaaattttttctGACGGTGTAAGATGAAATTTATAGGGGTTCAGGAAGAAACTGTGCTGAATTTATCTGTCAATTTTACAATAAACAATTTAGAtccatattttcaaaattatatattttaacatataaattttacatttggaataatataatttaaaatataaaattctatgATGATGCGACAAGAAATTTATAGGGGTTCAAAACGAAACTGCCCTTAATTTATAGGTAAATTTTACAACGGAAAAATTTGGACCCATATTTTTCATCTTGATTTGTTTGTAAGGTAAGTCATTGATCAACTCTTGAATTCTTAAGCCCTGAAGTTATTGGGCTTTTCTAATTTTGTAAGTTCGGGCAACTTATTATAGCAAAATGGACATGCAAAAGTTATCAACAGTTATCCTTCCACCACCACACGGCATACTCTCTGCactttatcaaatattttttattttcaaaactacacTTAGATTAaaggttaaattatttttaccacaaatttttaatttatttctcaaaccctaatttttctttattcatatTCCCTTAGCGGCAGGTGCACCCACATCCTATATCAACTCAATCTTCTTCTACCTAGTTGTACCTAATTTGACAGATCCGTTAGTCACCATGTTATCGGTTAAATAtctgaaaaaatattatagtatattttttatatcactGGATAtccacatatatattttatatttttaatttaaaaaataaaatataaacttagattagattaaaaaaacttaagtacaattcaaataaaattatatgaaaaatttgcaaataaatttaacttttttagaaattaaatttaaatgaattgcAACAAAATATACATTCTAAAAATTCAAtctcttacaaaataaattcaattttataggtctaaataaaaaaaatagaaatatgtgaactcaaattttaaattattcataaatgaTTAATaggtttttattattaattttattttcatcattcaaatttaaaaaattaattaactaaaattaaataataattattaggtataattgaatatataatagtttgatgtaattcatcaataaaagataattaaatattcatatatgaTGTGGATACAACTAGGtagaagaagattgagttaATATGGAGACGAGGTGTAGCTGCTTAGttcaaaaaatatgaataaaataaaattagggtttggaaaataaattaaaaattcgtgttaaaagtaaaaaaaatttaacctttaacttaaaaatagttttggaaataaaagaatttgaggAGGTACATGAACATAACGGTGGAGGAACCCTCAAAGTTATTTTGATACATTACATCAACAGCTTTAATAACTTAAAGGTGTTCcaagtttattttttgttacagGAGTCAGACCATCTTAAAGAAACACATGTTTAACCTCTTCCTAGACAAAACAAAATGAACCTTGAAGACTAAATAAAGATTTGTCGCTGATTTTTCAATATCACAACACTAAACTTAAGTTTACGTTTACTGGTTACTTTAATCACAAGGTTTGTCGCTGATTTTTCAGTTCATGGGATATTAAATGATGTAGAATTTGGAAAGCCATTTGTTCTAGGTTACAGAGAACAAGTgtttatttaattagaaaataaaatacctCCGATACCTTCAAATTGGTTAGTATATTTGGATTGAGAATAAAAGAGTGAATTTAAGttctatattaaataaaaataagaaaataaaacattatataaagatgaaaaatccATTAATCCATTGTTTTAAAGATTTAAGTGATGTGAAACATTTTCTCCAAATTTTCCATTAAAACTTCAAAAACTAGCATTCCTTTAAAAtatttccttgaattttgtaaaatatataaagtatgaa from the Vigna angularis cultivar LongXiaoDou No.4 chromosome 3, ASM1680809v1, whole genome shotgun sequence genome contains:
- the LOC108324216 gene encoding 50S ribosomal protein L15, chloroplastic, encoding MATAFLIPLSWSPQLSTPFKGTVKTLVAKPCVKIQRARPIVFAGYKSTSAPVATPLVGVRFRLDNLGPQPGSRKRAKRKGRGISAGQGASCGFGMRGQKSRSGPGVRKGFEGGQMPLYRRIPKLRGIAGGMHAGLPKYVHVNLRDIEDAKFKEGEEVSLESLKAKGVINPSGRERRLPLKILGEGELSKKLTLKARAFSTAAKEKLESAGCSLTLLPGRKKWVKPSVAKNLARAEEYFAKKRAAAATEAASA